In Cyanobacteria bacterium FACHB-DQ100, one genomic interval encodes:
- a CDS encoding adenine phosphoribosyltransferase — MDLKPFIREIPDFPKPGISFKDITTLLQDPTGLKATIDLFAEKCSDLNPEFIVGMESRGFIFGAPLAYKMDIGFIPVRKPGKLPAAVHAIEYDLEYGTDCLEMHQDAVHPGSRILMVDDLIATGGTAGATAKLIQQIGCELVGCAFVIELKDLKGRDRLPQVPIITLVEY, encoded by the coding sequence ATGGATCTCAAACCTTTTATTCGCGAAATTCCAGATTTTCCCAAACCCGGAATTTCGTTTAAAGACATCACAACGCTCTTGCAAGATCCCACCGGACTCAAAGCCACGATCGATCTATTTGCCGAGAAATGTTCGGATCTCAATCCAGAGTTTATTGTCGGAATGGAGTCAAGAGGATTTATCTTCGGTGCGCCATTAGCTTACAAAATGGATATCGGTTTTATTCCGGTGCGGAAGCCTGGAAAACTACCCGCAGCCGTTCACGCGATCGAATACGACTTAGAGTACGGCACCGATTGCTTGGAAATGCACCAAGATGCTGTACACCCTGGAAGCCGAATCCTAATGGTCGATGACTTAATCGCAACAGGTGGCACCGCAGGCGCGACCGCAAAATTGATTCAACAAATTGGCTGCGAACTGGTTGGATGCGCCTTTGTGATCGAACTGAAAGACCTGAAGGGACGCGATCGACTGCCTCAAGTTCCCATCATTACACTCGTCGAATACTAG
- a CDS encoding HAD family phosphatase has product MLAAILYDLDGTIADTDPVHFIAWQDCLSEFGISINETIYKQRMSGRTNPPIIAEFLPQLTPPESEALADRKEARFRELATQLQPMAGLLELIDWAKQHSLKQAVVTNAPRENAHFMLQVLKLDQVFDRLILADDLGIGKPDPAPYSYALKEFGLEAHQALAFEDSPSGVRSAVAAGIPTIGITSTQMPETLNGLGVKFAIADFTAPELWALLK; this is encoded by the coding sequence GTGCTGGCTGCCATTCTCTACGACTTAGACGGAACGATCGCGGATACTGATCCGGTTCATTTCATCGCTTGGCAAGACTGCCTCAGTGAATTTGGAATCTCGATTAATGAAACGATTTACAAACAGCGAATGAGCGGTCGAACCAATCCACCGATCATCGCAGAATTTTTACCTCAATTGACCCCGCCTGAAAGTGAAGCGCTCGCCGATCGCAAAGAAGCCCGATTTCGAGAATTAGCCACTCAACTGCAACCGATGGCAGGCTTACTGGAGCTAATCGATTGGGCAAAGCAGCATTCTCTCAAGCAAGCGGTGGTGACGAATGCGCCTCGCGAAAACGCTCACTTTATGCTGCAAGTGTTGAAGTTAGATCAGGTGTTCGATCGCTTAATTTTGGCGGACGATCTCGGCATTGGTAAACCCGATCCTGCGCCTTACAGCTATGCGCTGAAAGAGTTTGGCTTAGAGGCGCATCAGGCACTCGCCTTTGAGGATTCACCATCAGGAGTGCGATCGGCAGTTGCAGCAGGAATTCCAACGATCGGCATTACCTCCACTCAAATGCCGGAAACCTTAAACGGACTAGGCGTGAAATTTGCGATCGCTGATTTTACTGCTCCTGAGCTTTGGGCGCTGCTGAAGTAG
- a CDS encoding ABC transporter ATP-binding protein, which produces MQTSNTAVLAATGLMKSFGGIKAVNNAAIEVLPGSITGLIGPNGAGKTTLFNLLSNFIPPDQGKVLFDGEAIESLQPHEIAQRGMIRTFQVARVLSRLSVMDNMLLAAQKQTGENFINTWLFSNRIRQEERENRDRAVEILQSVGLAAKANDYAGALSGGQRKLLEIARALMTRPKLVLLDEPAAGVNPTLINQICEYIQYWNSQGLTFLIIEHNMDVIMSLCDRVWVLAEGTNLAEGSPTEIQSNAKVLEAYLGQ; this is translated from the coding sequence ATGCAGACTTCAAACACCGCCGTTCTCGCCGCCACGGGACTGATGAAGAGTTTTGGTGGCATCAAAGCCGTGAATAATGCTGCGATCGAAGTGCTTCCGGGCAGCATTACGGGATTGATCGGGCCTAACGGAGCCGGGAAAACGACGCTATTCAATCTGTTGTCAAACTTTATTCCACCTGATCAGGGCAAAGTGTTATTTGATGGAGAAGCGATCGAATCGCTCCAACCCCACGAGATCGCTCAACGCGGCATGATTCGCACTTTTCAGGTCGCACGAGTGCTATCGCGCTTGTCGGTCATGGACAATATGCTGTTAGCGGCTCAAAAGCAGACCGGAGAGAATTTTATTAATACTTGGTTGTTCTCGAACCGCATTCGACAGGAGGAACGGGAGAACCGCGATCGAGCAGTGGAAATTCTACAATCGGTCGGACTCGCAGCAAAAGCAAACGATTACGCGGGCGCACTCTCCGGCGGTCAGCGCAAACTGTTAGAGATTGCCCGCGCTTTGATGACTCGTCCAAAGCTCGTTTTACTCGATGAACCCGCAGCCGGTGTCAATCCTACGTTGATCAATCAAATCTGTGAATACATTCAGTATTGGAACAGCCAAGGACTCACTTTTTTGATTATTGAACACAACATGGACGTGATTATGTCGTTGTGCGATCGCGTCTGGGTTTTAGCAGAAGGAACCAATCTCGCAGAAGGTAGCCCCACTGAAATTCAATCGAATGCCAAAGTGTTAGAAGCGTATTTAGGTCAATAG
- a CDS encoding branched-chain amino acid ABC transporter permease produces the protein MIGYLVFLIVSVAIYGIFSLGLNLQWGYTGLINFGHVAFMTIGAYTTSLLTLSGTPILIAVLIGGFLAAFLGLLMGFSTLRLREDYLSIVTIGVSELVRLVALNEDWLTKGAFGVQSFPLPLGEFRPTIGTRIGMIAIVLPIFGFVAWKLAQQLIVRVKKRRTLGTIASGVLIFLTLRLALVSAIALYDYSSNQARNGLLFLSLLAVALVYWALERLVHSPWGRVLKAIREDEQVAKALGKNVFLYKLQSLMLGGFIAGIAGAFFAWQLSTVYPTNFEPIVTFQAWIIMILGGAGNNAGTLLGAGIYWAYTAFTRDLERILPLGADQIGALRIMLIGLILMVLMLFRPQGILGNKDELTLGK, from the coding sequence TTGATCGGTTATTTGGTGTTTCTGATTGTGTCTGTTGCGATTTACGGAATCTTTAGCTTGGGGCTAAATCTGCAATGGGGCTACACCGGATTGATTAATTTCGGTCATGTGGCATTTATGACGATCGGAGCCTATACAACGTCCCTGTTAACACTTTCAGGAACTCCGATTTTAATTGCGGTGCTGATTGGAGGATTTTTGGCAGCGTTTTTGGGGTTGCTGATGGGATTTTCGACGCTGCGACTGCGCGAGGATTATCTCTCGATCGTGACGATCGGGGTTTCCGAATTAGTCCGACTCGTGGCGCTCAATGAAGACTGGCTCACTAAGGGAGCCTTTGGAGTTCAGAGTTTTCCGCTTCCATTGGGAGAGTTTCGTCCCACGATCGGGACGCGCATTGGCATGATCGCGATCGTGCTGCCCATCTTTGGATTTGTCGCGTGGAAATTAGCGCAGCAGTTGATCGTGCGTGTTAAAAAGCGGCGAACATTGGGGACGATCGCTTCAGGGGTGTTGATTTTTCTAACTCTGCGATTGGCGCTGGTCAGCGCGATCGCGCTTTATGACTATTCGAGCAATCAAGCCCGCAACGGCTTATTGTTTCTCTCTCTGCTCGCCGTAGCGCTGGTGTATTGGGCGTTAGAGCGATTAGTTCATTCCCCGTGGGGGCGTGTTCTGAAAGCGATTCGAGAAGATGAACAAGTGGCGAAAGCGCTCGGTAAGAATGTCTTTCTCTACAAACTGCAATCCTTGATGCTAGGCGGATTTATTGCCGGAATTGCAGGTGCATTCTTCGCATGGCAACTTAGCACCGTGTATCCCACAAACTTTGAACCGATCGTTACCTTCCAAGCCTGGATTATTATGATTCTCGGCGGTGCAGGTAATAACGCTGGAACACTCTTAGGTGCAGGAATCTATTGGGCTTATACGGCATTTACCCGCGACTTAGAGCGCATCCTGCCGCTCGGTGCAGACCAAATCGGTGCACTGCGAATTATGTTGATCGGACTGATTTTGATGGTGTTAATGCTGTTTAGACCACAAGGCATTTTAGGCAATAAAGACGAACTGACGCTGGGGAAATAA
- a CDS encoding cytotoxic translational repressor of toxin-antitoxin stability system encodes MPVGAMLLPARLEVQYDRTFLIDLKSLESAAMQRMYRFVFEDFFQINQLKDLPEFQALEDSEILYRFTIDHCLISIEVTGQIIKFLRILPEPTI; translated from the coding sequence ATGCCCGTTGGTGCGATGTTGCTGCCAGCTCGCTTAGAGGTTCAATACGATCGCACTTTTCTCATCGACCTTAAAAGCCTGGAGTCCGCGGCGATGCAACGGATGTATCGGTTTGTGTTTGAAGACTTCTTTCAGATCAACCAACTCAAAGATTTACCCGAATTTCAAGCGTTAGAAGATAGCGAAATTCTATATCGGTTCACGATCGATCATTGTCTGATTAGCATCGAAGTCACTGGACAGATTATTAAATTTCTACGAATATTACCAGAACCGACGATTTAG
- a CDS encoding glucose-6-phosphate isomerase has translation MTASTLWQRYQDWLYYHDGLSLYLDVSRMRFDDRFVESMLPKFEQAFAQMKDLEAGAIANPDENRMVGHYWLRDPNLAPNDELKADIIETIKAIENFARDVHSGAIHPPSAEKFTDVLSIGIGGSALGPQFVAEALGGGSALAIHFIDNTDPAGIDRTLAKLGDRLNTTLVIVISKSGSTPEPRNGMLEVQNTFKQKGLDFSKNAIAITGRGSELDRLAKSQGWLTTFPMHDWVGGRTSELSAVGLVPAALQGIPIQQMLEGAREMDIATRVPNLKTNPAALLALSWYYSGNGKGEKDMVVLPYKDSLLLFSRYLQQLVMESLGKEKDLDGNTVYQGIAVYGNKGSTDQHAYVQQLREGVPNFFLTFIEVLHDRAKSSIEVEPGVTSGDYLSGLLQGTRKALYENDRDSITVTIPEVTPLHIGALIALYDRAVGFYGFLVNVNAYHQPGVEAGKKAAAAILDLQRKVTEVLQQEKTPIPLQTLAINVGKPDEVESIYKIVRHLAANDRGVKLHGDLSKPGSLTVSAF, from the coding sequence ATGACTGCTTCAACACTTTGGCAACGATATCAAGACTGGCTGTATTATCACGACGGACTATCCCTGTATTTGGATGTCAGTCGAATGCGATTTGACGATCGCTTTGTCGAATCGATGCTGCCGAAATTTGAACAAGCGTTTGCCCAGATGAAAGACCTCGAAGCAGGCGCGATCGCAAATCCCGACGAAAACCGCATGGTCGGTCATTACTGGCTGAGAGACCCGAATCTCGCGCCAAACGATGAGCTGAAAGCCGATATTATTGAAACGATCAAGGCGATTGAAAATTTTGCGCGTGATGTGCATTCGGGTGCAATCCATCCACCGAGCGCTGAGAAATTTACGGATGTTTTGTCGATCGGGATTGGCGGTTCTGCATTAGGCCCGCAATTCGTTGCGGAGGCATTGGGTGGAGGGTCTGCTTTAGCGATTCATTTCATCGACAACACTGATCCGGCCGGGATCGATCGCACGTTAGCAAAATTGGGCGATCGCTTAAACACAACGTTAGTGATTGTGATTTCTAAATCGGGCAGTACACCAGAGCCGCGCAATGGAATGCTGGAAGTTCAGAATACTTTCAAGCAGAAAGGATTGGATTTTAGCAAGAACGCGATCGCCATTACAGGTAGAGGCAGTGAACTCGATCGTTTAGCCAAATCACAGGGCTGGTTGACGACTTTCCCAATGCACGATTGGGTGGGCGGTCGGACTTCGGAACTGTCAGCAGTGGGGTTAGTTCCGGCTGCACTGCAAGGAATTCCCATTCAACAAATGCTGGAAGGAGCGCGAGAAATGGACATTGCAACTCGCGTTCCCAACTTGAAAACGAATCCTGCGGCGTTGCTTGCTCTGAGTTGGTACTATTCTGGCAACGGCAAAGGCGAAAAAGATATGGTCGTTCTGCCGTACAAAGATAGCTTGCTGTTGTTTAGCCGGTATCTGCAACAGCTAGTCATGGAATCGCTCGGTAAGGAAAAAGATCTTGATGGAAACACTGTGTATCAAGGGATTGCGGTTTACGGTAACAAAGGCAGTACCGACCAACACGCTTATGTGCAGCAATTACGCGAAGGTGTGCCGAATTTCTTTCTAACGTTCATTGAAGTGTTGCACGATCGCGCTAAATCCTCGATCGAAGTTGAACCGGGTGTGACCTCCGGTGATTATCTCTCTGGTTTGCTTCAAGGTACTCGCAAAGCGTTGTACGAAAACGATCGCGATTCTATTACCGTAACGATTCCCGAAGTGACTCCCCTTCACATTGGTGCTCTGATTGCGTTATACGATCGTGCTGTTGGTTTCTATGGATTTCTAGTCAATGTGAATGCGTATCACCAACCTGGAGTAGAAGCAGGTAAAAAAGCTGCTGCTGCCATTCTCGATCTACAGCGCAAAGTGACCGAAGTCTTGCAGCAAGAAAAAACGCCGATCCCATTACAAACTCTGGCGATTAACGTCGGAAAGCCCGATGAAGTAGAATCGATTTACAAAATTGTGCGGCACTTAGCAGCGAACGATCGCGGCGTGAAGCTCCACGGTGATTTATCCAAACCGGGAAGCTTAACGGTGAGCGCGTTCTAA
- the csaB gene encoding polysaccharide pyruvyl transferase CsaB — translation MRAVLCGYYGMGNGGDEALLASLLQLLPDDVEPIVLSGDPAQTRDRYRVEAVDRKSFPAVLSALRRSDAFIWGGGSLMQDATSAMNPIYYGGLMRLAQIMGLKTIAWAQGIGPLKRSWVKQLTRSTFKHCTGVSVRDRASAALLHEWQIPFTLAPDPVWAMESTPVTGLWNLPAPRVAVNLRSHRHLTPERLAVFTRALIDFQKATQTCLLLLPFQASQDFAIAQSLYEQLPEVSHILQIQHPQELKGVFRGVEMTIAMRLHGLIMAAAEGCRCFGLSYDPKVTQLMSDLEMPGCAIADLPTDANELSRMWIELYANGDALSDDQIYGLVDRALFHQMVLEQALERAHR, via the coding sequence ATGCGTGCAGTTCTGTGTGGCTACTATGGCATGGGAAACGGAGGCGATGAGGCGTTATTAGCTTCGTTGCTGCAATTGTTGCCGGATGATGTCGAACCGATCGTGCTGTCCGGTGATCCTGCCCAAACTCGCGATCGCTATCGAGTGGAGGCGGTCGATCGTAAATCTTTCCCTGCGGTGCTGAGTGCCTTACGCCGCTCCGATGCGTTTATCTGGGGTGGGGGTAGTTTGATGCAGGATGCGACCAGTGCAATGAATCCGATTTATTACGGTGGACTGATGCGGTTGGCGCAAATCATGGGATTGAAAACGATCGCATGGGCACAAGGAATCGGGCCGCTCAAGCGATCGTGGGTGAAGCAGTTAACGCGATCGACCTTTAAGCACTGTACCGGGGTGAGTGTGCGCGATCGGGCTTCTGCGGCGCTATTACACGAATGGCAAATTCCGTTTACGCTGGCACCTGATCCGGTTTGGGCGATGGAATCGACACCCGTGACAGGCTTATGGAATCTACCTGCGCCCAGAGTTGCGGTGAATTTGCGATCGCATCGGCATCTCACTCCGGAACGCTTAGCCGTTTTCACTCGTGCATTGATTGACTTTCAGAAAGCCACACAAACTTGCTTACTGTTACTGCCATTCCAAGCCAGTCAAGATTTTGCGATCGCGCAATCGCTCTACGAACAGCTACCCGAAGTCAGTCACATTCTGCAAATTCAGCATCCGCAGGAATTAAAAGGCGTGTTCCGGGGTGTGGAAATGACGATCGCAATGCGGCTTCACGGATTGATCATGGCGGCGGCGGAAGGCTGTCGCTGTTTTGGGTTGAGCTACGATCCGAAAGTAACTCAACTCATGAGCGATCTGGAAATGCCGGGATGCGCGATCGCGGATTTACCTACAGATGCGAATGAGTTGAGTCGGATGTGGATCGAGTTGTATGCGAACGGAGACGCGCTCTCAGACGATCAGATTTATGGATTAGTCGATCGCGCTCTGTTTCATCAAATGGTGCTAGAGCAAGCGTTAGAACGCGCTCACCGTTAA
- a CDS encoding DUF2499 domain-containing protein has product MTALSIPTWIIHVSSVIEWIAAIWLIWRYAEISGDLVWRSLSFGMLPALVSAMCACTWHFFDNVPALDWLVTLQAAMTVVGNCTCCAAGWWIWRSTQKTES; this is encoded by the coding sequence ATGACGGCTCTTTCAATTCCCACTTGGATTATCCACGTTTCCAGCGTAATCGAATGGATTGCGGCAATTTGGTTAATTTGGCGCTATGCCGAAATTAGCGGCGACTTGGTGTGGCGATCGCTCTCGTTCGGAATGCTTCCGGCGCTGGTGAGTGCAATGTGTGCTTGTACCTGGCATTTCTTCGATAATGTGCCTGCCCTCGATTGGTTAGTTACCCTGCAAGCCGCGATGACGGTCGTGGGAAATTGTACCTGCTGTGCCGCAGGCTGGTGGATTTGGCGTTCTACTCAAAAAACAGAATCATGA
- a CDS encoding DUF3593 domain-containing protein, with product MISKETLFALSLFPYLGFLWFLTRSQKTPRLALIGFYMTLVFVAITIPAAIYAQVYYGKQLADVDWLHGSAESFLTLSNILIVLGFRQAAIEKLSQN from the coding sequence ATGATTTCTAAAGAAACATTATTTGCACTGTCATTGTTTCCCTATTTAGGATTCTTGTGGTTCTTGACGCGATCGCAAAAAACACCTCGTCTTGCATTAATTGGCTTCTACATGACCCTAGTATTTGTTGCAATTACCATTCCTGCGGCAATTTATGCCCAGGTGTATTACGGTAAGCAATTGGCAGATGTCGATTGGCTACATGGCAGCGCGGAATCTTTTCTTACTTTGTCGAATATTCTGATTGTGTTGGGATTTCGGCAAGCCGCGATCGAGAAGCTTTCGCAGAATTAA
- a CDS encoding phosphotransacetylase family protein has translation MPKSAKYLLIGSLEAYSGKSAAILGLAHQLKARGLDLAYGKALGGGWGQTQMADNDGDIQFVAETIGLSDDRLQTPVLVLNADTVEKRLNGSDTQDYGQRLAQRSQTQGGDLVILEGPGTLSEGKLFNLSLLQVADAIQAPVMLVARFHSVLLLDPILTAKEQLGDRLIGVLINDVPKDQIDSINTSFRPYLEKQGIAVFGVLPSNTLLRSVSVAELVHQLKAEVLCRGDRLDHMVESLTIGAMNVNSALKYFRARQNMAVVTGGDRTDLQLAALETSTQCIILTGHIPPTKEIISRAEDLEIPILSVDLDTLTTVEIIERAFGEVRLQEPIKFQCICQMIETYFDSDRLLSTLGLMPAEAR, from the coding sequence GTGCCAAAGTCCGCTAAGTATTTATTAATCGGTTCGCTAGAAGCGTATAGTGGCAAATCTGCTGCGATTCTAGGACTGGCTCACCAACTGAAAGCGCGAGGGCTAGATCTGGCTTACGGTAAGGCGCTAGGGGGGGGATGGGGGCAAACCCAAATGGCAGACAACGATGGCGATATTCAGTTTGTTGCGGAAACGATCGGGCTGAGTGATGATCGGCTCCAAACTCCGGTGCTGGTGCTGAATGCCGATACCGTAGAAAAGCGTCTCAACGGTTCTGATACCCAGGATTATGGTCAACGGTTGGCTCAGCGATCGCAAACCCAGGGCGGCGATTTGGTCATTCTCGAAGGCCCTGGAACCCTGAGCGAAGGTAAATTATTTAATCTGTCGCTGCTGCAAGTTGCGGATGCGATCCAAGCGCCCGTGATGTTGGTGGCGCGATTTCATTCGGTGTTGTTGTTAGATCCGATTCTGACTGCTAAAGAACAGTTGGGCGATCGTTTAATCGGTGTTCTGATCAATGATGTGCCCAAGGATCAAATTGATTCGATTAACACTTCGTTCCGTCCGTATTTAGAAAAGCAGGGAATTGCTGTTTTTGGTGTGTTGCCGAGCAATACGCTGCTGAGAAGCGTGAGTGTTGCGGAATTAGTGCATCAGCTCAAGGCTGAGGTTCTGTGTCGTGGCGATCGCTTGGATCACATGGTCGAGAGTTTGACGATCGGAGCAATGAACGTGAACTCTGCTTTGAAATACTTCCGCGCCCGTCAAAATATGGCAGTAGTGACAGGGGGTGATCGGACTGACTTGCAGCTTGCCGCGCTGGAAACTTCAACTCAGTGTATTATTCTGACCGGACATATCCCGCCCACAAAAGAGATCATTTCACGCGCAGAAGATCTAGAAATTCCGATTCTCTCAGTCGATTTGGATACGCTGACAACGGTTGAAATTATCGAACGTGCCTTTGGCGAAGTGCGACTGCAAGAACCGATCAAATTTCAATGTATTTGTCAGATGATTGAGACTTATTTTGATAGCGATCGCCTGCTTTCGACTCTGGGATTAATGCCTGCTGAAGCGCGTTAA
- a CDS encoding aldo/keto reductase, giving the protein MRYKLLGHSGLRVSELCLGTMTFGDDWGWGGTYEESRKMFDTFTAAGGNFIDTANLYTNGTSEKFVGEFVKPDREKWVVATKYSLNVGNGGVNAVGNHRKNMVQAVEASLKRLNLEYIDLLWLHAWDHTTPVEEVMRSFDDLVRQGKILYIGISDTPAWIISQANTIAQLRGWTPFIGLQIEYSLVERTPERDLLPMARAFEIGVTAWSPLGAGILTGKYNRPDPVDGRLSNPNSSRPVTEKQLAIAQTVVDIACEIDRLPAQVALNWIRQQPGGTIPIVGSRKLEQLQENLACLEFELTPEQLQRLNEASAIELGFPHDFLQSEMVQNSAFGGVIAQLDRTR; this is encoded by the coding sequence ATGCGCTACAAACTTTTAGGACACAGCGGACTGCGGGTTTCTGAACTTTGCCTAGGCACGATGACATTTGGCGATGATTGGGGCTGGGGAGGGACGTATGAAGAAAGCCGCAAGATGTTCGATACGTTTACGGCAGCAGGCGGAAATTTTATTGATACCGCGAATCTATATACGAATGGCACCAGCGAGAAGTTTGTTGGAGAGTTTGTCAAGCCCGATCGCGAGAAATGGGTCGTTGCAACAAAATATTCGCTGAATGTGGGAAACGGGGGTGTGAATGCCGTCGGCAATCACCGGAAGAACATGGTGCAAGCTGTTGAAGCAAGCCTAAAGCGATTGAATCTGGAATACATTGATCTGCTTTGGTTACACGCTTGGGATCATACAACTCCAGTCGAAGAAGTGATGCGATCGTTTGATGATTTGGTACGTCAAGGGAAGATCCTTTACATCGGTATTTCTGATACGCCTGCCTGGATTATTTCGCAAGCCAATACGATCGCGCAGTTGCGCGGTTGGACACCGTTTATCGGCTTACAAATCGAATATTCACTGGTTGAACGGACACCGGAACGTGATTTACTGCCAATGGCGCGGGCGTTTGAGATTGGAGTCACTGCCTGGAGTCCCCTTGGTGCGGGAATTTTGACCGGAAAATACAACAGGCCCGACCCTGTGGATGGACGCTTAAGCAATCCGAATAGCTCAAGACCTGTGACCGAGAAACAGCTTGCGATCGCGCAGACTGTGGTAGATATTGCCTGCGAAATTGATCGACTCCCGGCGCAAGTCGCGCTCAACTGGATACGGCAGCAACCGGGGGGAACCATTCCGATCGTTGGCTCACGTAAACTGGAGCAACTTCAGGAGAATCTCGCTTGTTTAGAATTTGAGCTAACGCCAGAACAGCTTCAGCGACTCAACGAAGCTAGCGCGATCGAGCTGGGATTCCCGCATGATTTTCTGCAATCTGAAATGGTACAGAATTCTGCCTTTGGTGGCGTGATTGCTCAACTCGATCGCACTCGTTAA
- a CDS encoding DUF1092 family protein: MRNPPQPLPENLWGEQWRFASLRSGDLVDTIANRTIPIVEMPEALYPVNLGIASTVPIPGVVIDGGRRSMQLARWLKASQPVSLDAIAGAPDGLILNAGEVDRWIVATFEDPEVRSAAQLFEQRKKESDRLHFLLIQPDDSGMTYTGFWLLRSQGLKA, encoded by the coding sequence ATGCGAAATCCTCCTCAGCCGTTGCCCGAAAATTTGTGGGGAGAACAATGGCGATTTGCATCGCTACGATCGGGTGATTTAGTTGATACGATCGCCAATCGCACCATTCCGATCGTCGAAATGCCCGAAGCGCTGTATCCCGTTAATTTAGGCATTGCATCGACAGTTCCGATTCCGGGAGTCGTAATTGATGGGGGACGACGATCGATGCAGTTAGCCCGATGGTTAAAGGCAAGTCAGCCCGTGTCGCTTGACGCGATCGCAGGTGCGCCGGATGGATTGATTTTAAATGCGGGAGAGGTAGATCGCTGGATCGTCGCAACATTTGAAGATCCAGAAGTGAGAAGCGCTGCCCAACTATTTGAACAGCGCAAAAAAGAGAGCGATCGATTACATTTTCTGTTAATTCAACCTGACGATTCAGGAATGACTTACACCGGATTTTGGTTGCTGAGAAGCCAAGGACTTAAGGCTTGA
- a CDS encoding molecular chaperone DnaJ, which yields MNELIQNEIARIVELQGIDSIVLEEFAQFVVENCKKKLPKKPSKKSLTLTQLKLAVYQHFNVADTSTLKKSGAFQMATNGMEKLELGKKEGWEILYRKFIGVLPEEENETGYGCVNGISIFKYDLPWRAFGLNSQTASTDDVKSAYRELSKIYHPDIPETGNAEVFSRLTIFYKSLTERF from the coding sequence CTGAATGAGCTTATCCAAAACGAAATAGCTCGTATCGTTGAGCTACAGGGGATTGATTCGATTGTTCTTGAAGAATTTGCTCAGTTTGTAGTTGAGAATTGCAAGAAGAAATTACCTAAGAAACCATCTAAAAAGTCTTTAACTCTCACTCAACTTAAGCTTGCTGTCTACCAGCACTTCAATGTTGCAGATACTAGCACCTTGAAGAAATCGGGTGCGTTCCAGATGGCAACAAATGGCATGGAAAAATTAGAGCTTGGTAAAAAGGAAGGCTGGGAGATTCTGTACCGCAAGTTTATCGGAGTTTTACCTGAAGAGGAAAACGAGACGGGATACGGTTGTGTCAATGGCATTAGCATCTTCAAATACGATTTGCCCTGGAGAGCATTTGGACTTAATTCCCAAACAGCTTCTACTGATGATGTGAAATCTGCATATCGAGAATTAAGCAAAATCTATCATCCAGACATTCCTGAAACTGGAAATGCTGAAGTTTTCAGTCGTTTGACAATCTTTTACAAAAGCTTAACTGAGAGGTTCTAG